A part of Gemmatimonas groenlandica genomic DNA contains:
- a CDS encoding YicC/YloC family endoribonuclease has product MIRSMTGFGQAEGTVGTSRVLVEVRTVNHRFFSPSIKLPGAYGRWETEVREAMRLKVSRGHVTLTARSERLATQAIAIDDERFAAVVSQLRDLHDRHGLSGGIDLATVLRMPDVMSAPREEEDTGTVADLIAVVDRALDHLGRARAEEGARLAAVLRERLDLVDAALQRIALRAPERLLAQRDRLRAAVKELADGLAVDEVRLAQEIAILADRMDVSEELDRFRSHITAFHGVLADADAGGEPVGKRLGFLLQEMLREANTTGSKAADATILHDVVGVKEELERIREQVENLE; this is encoded by the coding sequence ATGATTCGTTCAATGACGGGCTTCGGCCAGGCGGAAGGCACAGTCGGCACCTCCCGGGTGCTGGTCGAAGTGCGCACGGTCAACCATCGCTTCTTCTCGCCCAGCATCAAGTTGCCGGGCGCCTATGGGCGCTGGGAAACCGAGGTGCGCGAGGCGATGCGCCTCAAGGTCAGTCGCGGGCACGTGACGTTGACCGCTCGGAGCGAGCGACTGGCCACCCAGGCCATCGCCATCGACGACGAGCGGTTCGCCGCGGTCGTCTCGCAGCTGCGCGATCTGCACGATCGGCACGGACTCTCCGGGGGCATCGATCTCGCCACGGTGTTGCGGATGCCTGACGTCATGTCGGCGCCGCGCGAGGAGGAGGACACCGGCACCGTGGCGGACCTCATCGCCGTCGTGGACCGGGCGCTCGACCACCTGGGGCGCGCCCGAGCCGAGGAGGGCGCGCGGCTCGCGGCGGTCTTGCGGGAGCGGTTGGATCTGGTGGACGCGGCGTTGCAGCGCATTGCGCTCCGGGCGCCCGAACGCCTGCTGGCCCAGCGGGATCGCCTTCGGGCCGCCGTGAAGGAGCTGGCCGATGGGCTGGCCGTGGACGAGGTCCGTTTGGCGCAGGAGATCGCCATTCTGGCCGATCGCATGGATGTGAGCGAAGAGCTCGATCGGTTTCGGTCGCACATCACCGCGTTTCACGGCGTTCTGGCCGACGCGGACGCGGGCGGGGAACCGGTGGGCAAGCGCTTGGGCTTTCTCCTTCAGGAAATGCTCCGGGAGGCGAATACCACCGGCAGCAAGGCGGCCGATGCCACGATCCTTCACGACGTGGTGGGCGTGAAGGAAGAGCTGGAGCGTATCCGGGAGCAGGTCGAGAACCTCGAGTGA
- a CDS encoding hybrid sensor histidine kinase/response regulator has protein sequence MLLLALQSMRNGDFSVQLPGDWTGLNGKIADAFNDIVLQNQRMASELQRVGEVVGIQGKTRERAKFDQSRGSWGEMETSVNTLIDDLLRPTIEVTGAIAAVARGHLTQTIRLDVEGRPLEGEFLRSATIVNTMIQQLGVFTSEVTRVAREVGSDGKLGGQAQVPGVSGVWKDLTDSVNSMASNLTAQVRNISEVTIAVASGDLSRKITVDVRGEILQLKEAINTMVDQLRSFASEVTRVAREVGTEGKLGGQAVVPGVAGTWKDLTDSVNAMAGNLTAQVRNIAEVTTAVARGDLSRKITVNVSGEILALKDTINTMVDQLNAFAGEVTRVAREVGTEGKLGGVADVPGVGGTWKDVTDNVNFMTSNLTAQVRNIAEVATAIARGDLSKKITVSVSGEILQLKETLNTMVDQLNGFASEVTRVAREVGTEGRLGGQAAVPGVAGTWKDLTDNVNLLAANLTTQVRNIAEVTTAVARGDLSRKITVDVKGEVLELKVTINTMVDQLNAFAAEVTRVAREVGTEGKLGGQAQVPGVAGTWKDLTDSVNSMASNLTGQVRNIVEVATAVARGDLSRKITVDVKGEILELKDTLNTMVDQLNAFASEVTRVAREVGTDGRLGGQALVPGVGGTWKDLTDSVNFMASNLTAQVRNIAEVATAIANGDLSKKITVDVSGEILELKNTLNTMVDQLNAFASEVTRVAREVGTEGKLGGQAQVPGVAGTWKGLTDNVNFMAGNLTAQVRNIAEVTTAVARGDLSRKITVNVSGEILELKNTINTMVDQLNGFAGEVTRVAREVGTEGKLGGQAEVPGVAGTWKDLTDSVNSMASNLTAQVRNIAEVATAIANGDLSKKITVDVRGELLNLKETLNKMVEQLRSFAAEVTRVAREVGTDGKLGGQANVTGVAGTWKDLTDNVNLLAANLTTQVRNIAEVTTAVARGDLSRKITVQVKGEILELKLTINTMVDQLNAFAAEVTRVAKEVGTEGKLGGQAQVPGVAGTWKDLTDNVNVMAVNLTEQVRGIVKVVTAVANGDLKPKLTVNAKGEVAALAETINDMTGTLATFADQVTTVAREVGVEGRLGGQANVPGAAGTWKDLTGNVNLLAANLTTQVRAIAEVATAVTQGDLTRSIQVEARGEVSELKDNINTMIDNLRLTTERNTEEDWLKTNLARFTGMLQGQRDLSTVGALLLSELVPLVNGQQGVIYQVGTGDDATALSLLASYANAHVDGYPDRLPLGGSFLGQCAQDKRFILVTDIPVETVRIGTVFLDALPKSLVVFPVVFEGEIKAVLGLASLGDFAPAHLSFLEQLTTSIGIVLNSIEATMQTENLLKQSQQLATELQTQQRELQQTNEQLAQKAQQLAEQNAEVERKNQEIEQARRAVEEKATELALTSKYKSEFLANMSHELRTPLNSILILGQQLGENSEGNLLPKQVEFARTIHGAGTDLLNLITDILDLSKIESGTVTVVAEEVALQNLMEAVARPFRHEADNRKLVLDVEVADEVSTDSLPNIVTDAKRLQQVLKNLLSNAFKFTEQGAVRLSVAPVTSGWSTDHPVLSRASGVMAFSVSDTGIGIPLEKQRIIFEAFQQADAGTSRKYGGTGLGLAISRELAALLGGEIQLRSTVGVGSTFTLFLPLAYVGPTSTMSPAPSMHAQRVHSAEFAALGAGNGAGRGAERMVTQLPDDRDNILAGDTVLLVVEDDPHYARILLDQGRLHGFKVLVAMRGADALVLARTFRPTAITLDVFLPDMLGWSVLNQLKQDPSLRHIPVQMVTLDEDRQHGLARGAFSFLTKPTSTSGLDVAFARIKEFAEPRHRRLLVIEDNPGEALSIRELLGHEDLEIQIAESGRDALQRLRAESFDCAVLDLRLPDMSGFAVLEHIRDDARLADLPVVVFTGQELSPDEDARLHTLARSVVVKGVESPERLLDETALFLHRIVGDLPPEKQRMLDRLHRSDDDLIGKKVLVVDDDVRNIFALSSVLERRGMQVLTAGTGYEAIAILERTHDVSIVLMDIMMPEMDGYQTMQAIRHKPEMRRLPIVALTAKAMKGDREKCLEAGASDYLAKPVNTEQLLSALRLWLHR, from the coding sequence ATGCTGCTGCTCGCATTACAGAGCATGCGAAACGGCGATTTCTCGGTGCAGCTACCCGGCGACTGGACCGGACTGAACGGGAAGATCGCTGACGCGTTCAACGACATCGTGCTCCAGAACCAACGGATGGCGAGCGAGCTCCAGCGCGTGGGTGAAGTGGTTGGCATTCAGGGCAAGACGCGAGAGCGGGCCAAGTTCGATCAGTCGCGCGGGTCGTGGGGCGAGATGGAGACCTCCGTAAACACCCTCATCGACGACCTGCTCCGCCCCACCATCGAAGTCACCGGCGCCATCGCCGCGGTGGCACGCGGGCATCTGACGCAGACGATTCGACTGGATGTTGAAGGTCGCCCGCTCGAAGGCGAATTCCTGCGCTCCGCGACCATCGTAAACACGATGATCCAGCAGCTCGGCGTGTTCACCTCTGAGGTCACGCGCGTGGCGCGCGAAGTTGGTTCCGATGGAAAGCTGGGCGGTCAGGCACAAGTGCCGGGCGTAAGCGGTGTGTGGAAGGATCTCACCGACTCGGTGAATTCCATGGCGTCGAACCTCACGGCGCAGGTTCGCAATATTTCCGAGGTGACCATCGCCGTGGCCAGCGGCGACCTGTCGCGTAAGATCACGGTAGATGTGCGCGGCGAGATCCTGCAGCTGAAGGAAGCGATCAACACGATGGTTGATCAGCTGCGATCGTTCGCCTCCGAAGTCACTCGTGTGGCCCGCGAGGTGGGCACCGAAGGTAAGCTCGGTGGACAGGCGGTGGTCCCCGGTGTGGCTGGCACCTGGAAAGACCTCACCGACTCCGTGAACGCCATGGCCGGAAACCTGACGGCCCAGGTCCGCAACATCGCCGAGGTCACAACGGCTGTGGCCCGCGGCGACCTCTCTCGCAAAATCACGGTCAATGTGAGCGGCGAAATCCTGGCGCTCAAGGACACCATCAACACGATGGTGGACCAGCTCAACGCGTTCGCCGGCGAAGTGACGCGCGTCGCGCGCGAAGTCGGCACCGAAGGCAAACTCGGCGGCGTCGCCGACGTACCCGGCGTGGGCGGTACATGGAAAGACGTCACAGATAACGTCAACTTCATGACGTCAAATCTCACGGCGCAAGTGCGAAACATCGCCGAGGTGGCCACGGCTATTGCCCGAGGTGACCTCTCGAAGAAGATCACGGTTAGCGTGTCCGGCGAGATTCTGCAGTTGAAGGAAACGCTCAATACGATGGTGGACCAGCTCAATGGATTCGCGTCAGAAGTCACGCGCGTGGCGCGCGAAGTCGGAACCGAAGGTCGATTGGGCGGACAGGCAGCAGTGCCCGGTGTTGCCGGCACGTGGAAGGACCTCACGGACAACGTGAACCTGTTGGCGGCCAATCTCACGACGCAAGTGCGCAACATCGCCGAGGTCACGACCGCGGTGGCGCGCGGCGACCTCTCGCGAAAGATCACGGTTGACGTGAAAGGTGAAGTGCTCGAGCTCAAGGTCACCATCAATACCATGGTAGACCAGCTCAACGCATTTGCCGCTGAAGTCACTCGCGTGGCACGTGAGGTCGGTACCGAAGGAAAGCTCGGTGGACAGGCGCAAGTACCCGGTGTCGCCGGCACGTGGAAAGACCTCACGGACTCTGTGAATTCGATGGCGTCAAATTTGACAGGTCAGGTTCGTAATATCGTAGAAGTCGCCACCGCCGTAGCGCGAGGTGACCTGTCACGAAAGATCACGGTCGATGTGAAGGGCGAGATTCTCGAGCTCAAGGACACGCTGAACACGATGGTCGACCAGCTCAACGCCTTCGCGTCGGAAGTCACGCGTGTGGCCCGCGAAGTCGGCACCGATGGTCGCCTTGGCGGACAAGCACTCGTACCGGGAGTGGGCGGTACCTGGAAGGACCTCACCGACTCCGTGAACTTCATGGCGTCGAATCTCACCGCGCAGGTGCGCAACATTGCCGAAGTAGCGACGGCTATCGCAAACGGTGACTTGTCGAAGAAGATCACCGTCGACGTGAGCGGTGAAATCCTCGAGTTGAAGAACACGCTGAACACGATGGTCGATCAACTCAATGCCTTCGCCTCCGAAGTGACGCGCGTGGCGCGTGAAGTCGGTACTGAGGGGAAGCTCGGTGGACAGGCCCAAGTACCAGGTGTGGCCGGCACGTGGAAGGGACTCACGGACAACGTGAACTTCATGGCCGGTAATCTCACGGCGCAGGTTCGGAATATCGCCGAGGTCACGACGGCCGTCGCACGCGGTGACCTGTCGCGTAAAATCACCGTGAACGTGTCAGGCGAGATCCTGGAGCTCAAGAACACCATCAACACGATGGTCGATCAGCTGAACGGATTCGCCGGTGAAGTGACGCGTGTCGCGCGCGAAGTCGGTACCGAAGGAAAGCTTGGCGGACAAGCCGAGGTGCCCGGTGTTGCGGGAACGTGGAAGGATCTCACCGACTCCGTGAACTCCATGGCCTCCAACCTCACCGCACAAGTTCGAAATATTGCCGAAGTCGCAACCGCCATCGCCAACGGCGACCTGTCAAAGAAGATCACCGTAGACGTCCGCGGCGAGCTGTTGAACCTCAAGGAAACGCTGAACAAGATGGTGGAGCAGCTGCGATCGTTCGCGGCTGAAGTCACGCGCGTTGCGCGCGAGGTCGGTACGGACGGCAAGCTCGGTGGCCAGGCGAACGTGACCGGCGTAGCGGGAACGTGGAAGGATCTCACCGACAACGTGAATCTGCTGGCCGCCAACCTCACCACGCAGGTGCGAAACATCGCCGAAGTCACAACCGCCGTGGCCCGAGGTGACCTGTCTCGCAAGATCACCGTGCAGGTGAAAGGCGAGATCCTCGAGCTCAAGCTGACCATCAATACGATGGTGGATCAGCTGAATGCCTTCGCGGCCGAAGTAACACGTGTGGCGAAAGAGGTCGGCACGGAGGGCAAGCTGGGCGGACAGGCGCAGGTGCCTGGCGTTGCTGGTACGTGGAAGGATCTCACCGACAACGTGAACGTGATGGCGGTGAACCTGACCGAGCAGGTGCGCGGTATCGTGAAGGTGGTGACCGCCGTGGCCAATGGCGACCTCAAGCCGAAGCTCACCGTGAATGCCAAAGGTGAGGTGGCGGCTCTCGCGGAAACCATCAACGACATGACCGGTACGCTGGCCACCTTTGCTGACCAGGTCACCACGGTCGCGCGCGAGGTGGGCGTAGAAGGCCGACTGGGCGGACAGGCCAATGTGCCTGGTGCCGCCGGTACGTGGAAAGACCTGACGGGCAATGTGAATCTGCTGGCCGCGAACCTGACGACACAGGTGCGCGCGATCGCCGAAGTCGCCACCGCTGTGACGCAAGGCGATCTCACGCGATCGATTCAGGTCGAAGCACGCGGTGAGGTGTCGGAGCTGAAGGACAATATCAATACCATGATTGACAATCTTCGCCTGACAACGGAGCGAAACACCGAAGAAGACTGGCTCAAGACCAACCTCGCGCGCTTCACCGGCATGCTACAGGGCCAGCGTGACTTGAGTACGGTGGGTGCGCTGTTGCTCTCCGAACTGGTGCCGCTCGTGAATGGTCAGCAAGGCGTCATCTACCAAGTCGGTACCGGCGACGACGCCACCGCACTCTCGCTCCTGGCGTCATACGCGAACGCGCACGTGGACGGCTATCCCGATCGACTGCCGCTTGGCGGATCGTTCCTTGGCCAATGCGCGCAGGACAAGCGCTTCATTCTCGTGACGGATATCCCGGTTGAAACGGTACGGATCGGCACCGTCTTCCTGGACGCGCTGCCCAAAAGCCTTGTCGTTTTTCCCGTGGTCTTCGAGGGGGAAATCAAGGCGGTGCTCGGACTGGCATCGCTGGGAGACTTTGCACCGGCACACTTGTCGTTCCTTGAACAGCTGACGACGAGTATCGGCATCGTGCTCAATAGCATCGAGGCCACGATGCAAACAGAAAACTTGCTGAAGCAGTCGCAGCAGCTCGCAACCGAACTGCAAACACAGCAACGCGAACTGCAGCAAACGAATGAGCAGCTTGCGCAAAAGGCACAACAGTTGGCCGAGCAGAACGCCGAGGTCGAACGCAAGAACCAGGAAATCGAGCAGGCTCGTCGCGCCGTGGAAGAGAAGGCCACGGAACTGGCGCTTACCTCGAAGTACAAGTCTGAGTTCCTGGCCAACATGTCGCACGAACTACGCACGCCGCTCAACAGCATTCTGATCCTTGGCCAACAACTTGGCGAAAACTCGGAAGGCAATCTACTGCCGAAACAGGTCGAATTTGCGCGCACTATCCACGGCGCTGGTACCGACCTGCTCAATCTGATCACGGACATTCTTGATCTGTCCAAGATCGAATCGGGTACGGTCACCGTAGTAGCCGAGGAAGTCGCGCTGCAGAATCTTATGGAAGCGGTGGCCCGACCGTTCCGCCACGAGGCCGACAACAGAAAGCTTGTCCTCGACGTTGAGGTCGCCGACGAAGTGTCCACCGATTCACTGCCCAACATCGTCACCGACGCGAAGCGATTGCAGCAGGTGCTCAAGAATCTGCTATCGAACGCCTTCAAGTTTACCGAACAAGGAGCCGTACGCCTTTCCGTGGCACCCGTGACCTCCGGGTGGTCGACCGATCATCCAGTACTGAGTCGCGCCTCCGGTGTCATGGCGTTCTCGGTGTCTGACACCGGCATTGGCATCCCGCTCGAGAAGCAGCGTATCATTTTCGAGGCGTTTCAGCAGGCCGACGCCGGTACGAGCCGTAAATACGGCGGCACGGGTCTCGGCCTTGCCATCAGTCGCGAGCTGGCCGCGTTGTTGGGCGGTGAGATTCAGCTACGCAGTACAGTTGGGGTGGGAAGCACATTCACACTCTTCCTGCCGCTCGCGTACGTCGGTCCGACCTCGACGATGTCACCAGCGCCGTCGATGCATGCCCAGCGAGTGCATAGCGCAGAGTTCGCCGCGCTCGGCGCGGGCAACGGTGCCGGTCGGGGAGCCGAACGGATGGTTACCCAGCTCCCTGATGATCGCGACAACATCCTCGCGGGCGATACCGTGCTGTTGGTCGTCGAGGATGATCCGCACTACGCACGAATCCTGCTCGACCAAGGAAGACTTCACGGCTTCAAGGTTCTGGTGGCGATGCGCGGAGCCGATGCACTGGTGCTGGCGCGTACCTTCCGGCCTACGGCCATCACGCTCGACGTGTTCCTCCCCGACATGCTCGGGTGGAGCGTATTGAATCAACTCAAGCAAGATCCATCGCTTCGCCATATCCCCGTGCAGATGGTCACGCTCGATGAGGACCGGCAACACGGCCTCGCACGCGGTGCGTTCAGCTTTCTTACCAAGCCGACGAGTACCAGCGGACTTGATGTCGCCTTTGCGCGCATCAAGGAATTCGCGGAGCCACGGCATCGCCGACTACTGGTGATCGAAGACAACCCTGGAGAGGCCCTCAGCATCCGCGAGTTACTAGGCCACGAAGACCTGGAGATACAGATAGCCGAATCAGGGCGAGATGCGCTGCAACGACTACGCGCCGAATCATTCGACTGTGCAGTGCTGGACCTACGCCTCCCGGATATGTCTGGATTCGCCGTGCTCGAACACATCCGCGATGATGCCCGCCTGGCGGACCTGCCCGTCGTCGTATTTACCGGTCAAGAACTGTCGCCCGACGAAGATGCCCGACTGCACACGCTGGCACGCAGCGTAGTTGTAAAGGGCGTCGAGTCGCCAGAGCGCCTGCTCGACGAGACCGCACTGTTTCTGCACCGTATTGTCGGCGATCTCCCGCCGGAAAAGCAGAGGATGCTGGATCGCCTGCATCGTTCCGACGATGATCTGATCGGCAAAAAGGTGCTCGTCGTCGATGATGACGTGCGCAACATCTTTGCGCTGAGCAGCGTGCTCGA
- a CDS encoding TonB-dependent receptor plug domain-containing protein, with translation MAASLLVAIAVPAFASAQVRPDSVRKDTVRVSVPVPPPPGVDTLPKRTIASDSAVFRREVARTDSIKRAIAGDTIKAPLARFERPDDFETSPRLRFSREEILSSGAVNLADLLDRVPGVTTYRSGWIAGVHAASFAGDTRRLRLFVDGVEMDAIEPRNGGTIDLTDVPLWTLDELVVERAAGEVRVWMRTWTVERTTPYTRADIFTGDLNTNAFRGLFARRWRNGVLLQLGGQQVATQSGRVNAFTGAESSAGRGDGTVQGFMARIGWSKRRVSVDLFANASARERDPHTAREGFTDLLAYKGSRRDAYLRVGYGDTLRGFWSQAIIGVVRTRLEGIGEAVAETDSTPAVVTDTIRGRTQQLLAAGYRTSRWSVSMTDRVRPIDGTAFHAPAVRGRLGGSRYAIGAFAEENGADSTRRIDLSARAQPFSWLILTGAQSTRTPDSATGRVSGNTLRAEAALKVGRLWIGGGVIRDNANRFESPVILGTPAALVSSVDAQGVLASAAGRLYKDVRLDVQAIRWDGSQYNRPQLHVRTEIALISDWRRRFPRGEFSINARIWHELRDGVPFFYGTEAGSSTPDVRITERANVMTGLLELRIQRATLFYQYRNLTGGAYEQIRGITMPPAVQMYGVRWEFWN, from the coding sequence ATGGCCGCCAGCCTGCTGGTGGCCATCGCGGTGCCGGCGTTCGCGTCGGCACAGGTTCGTCCCGACTCGGTGCGGAAGGACACGGTACGAGTATCGGTGCCCGTGCCACCGCCGCCCGGTGTGGACACGCTGCCCAAGCGCACGATTGCCAGCGACTCGGCGGTTTTCCGGCGTGAGGTCGCGCGTACGGATAGCATCAAACGCGCGATCGCGGGCGACACGATCAAGGCGCCGCTTGCGCGCTTCGAGCGACCGGACGATTTCGAGACGTCGCCGAGACTGCGCTTTTCGCGTGAGGAGATTCTCTCGTCGGGCGCCGTGAACCTGGCGGATCTCCTCGATCGGGTACCGGGCGTCACGACGTATCGCAGCGGCTGGATCGCCGGTGTGCACGCCGCCTCTTTCGCCGGAGACACGCGGCGGCTCCGTCTGTTCGTCGACGGCGTCGAGATGGATGCGATCGAGCCGCGCAATGGCGGCACGATCGATCTCACCGATGTGCCGTTGTGGACACTTGATGAGTTGGTCGTGGAGCGAGCGGCCGGCGAGGTGCGCGTCTGGATGCGCACGTGGACCGTCGAGCGCACGACGCCATATACACGGGCCGACATCTTCACGGGTGACCTGAACACCAACGCGTTCCGCGGGCTCTTCGCCCGCCGATGGCGCAACGGCGTGCTCCTACAGCTCGGTGGACAGCAGGTGGCGACGCAGAGTGGACGCGTCAATGCGTTTACGGGCGCGGAGAGCTCGGCCGGACGCGGTGACGGAACGGTGCAGGGATTCATGGCGCGCATCGGCTGGTCGAAGCGTCGCGTCAGCGTCGATCTGTTCGCGAACGCCAGCGCGCGTGAACGCGATCCGCACACGGCGCGCGAAGGATTCACCGACCTGCTGGCGTACAAGGGCTCGCGTCGGGATGCGTATCTGCGCGTCGGATACGGCGACACGCTGCGCGGGTTCTGGTCACAGGCGATCATCGGCGTCGTGCGCACTCGCCTCGAAGGAATCGGCGAAGCGGTTGCGGAAACCGACTCGACGCCCGCCGTCGTAACGGACACGATTCGTGGGCGCACGCAGCAGCTGTTGGCGGCAGGGTATCGCACGTCGCGCTGGTCGGTGTCGATGACGGATCGCGTGCGACCGATCGACGGCACGGCATTCCATGCGCCCGCGGTACGTGGTCGACTGGGTGGCTCACGCTACGCGATCGGTGCATTCGCCGAAGAGAATGGGGCGGACTCCACGCGTCGCATCGATTTGTCGGCCCGTGCGCAGCCGTTTTCGTGGCTGATCCTCACCGGCGCGCAGAGCACACGCACCCCGGACTCGGCGACCGGTCGCGTGAGTGGAAACACGTTGCGGGCCGAGGCCGCGCTCAAGGTCGGCCGACTGTGGATCGGCGGCGGCGTCATCCGGGACAACGCCAATCGCTTCGAGTCGCCAGTCATTTTGGGCACGCCCGCGGCGCTCGTGTCGTCGGTCGATGCTCAGGGTGTCCTGGCCTCGGCCGCCGGTCGTCTCTACAAAGACGTGCGCCTCGATGTGCAGGCGATTCGATGGGATGGATCGCAGTACAATCGGCCGCAGCTGCACGTGCGTACGGAGATCGCGTTGATCAGCGATTGGCGCCGCCGATTCCCTCGTGGTGAGTTCTCGATCAACGCGCGAATCTGGCATGAGTTGCGCGACGGCGTGCCGTTCTTCTACGGCACGGAGGCCGGCAGCAGTACGCCTGATGTGCGCATCACCGAGCGCGCGAATGTCATGACCGGCTTGCTCGAACTGCGCATCCAGCGCGCGACACTGTTCTACCAGTACCGCAACCTGACCGGCGGTGCGTACGAGCAGATTCGCGGCATTACCATGCCGCCTGCCGTGCAGATGTACGGCGTGCGTTGGGAGTTCTGGAACTGA
- the gmk gene encoding guanylate kinase encodes MSPFPVILSAPSGGGKTTIARRVLERRADVGYSVSCTTRAPRDGEVDGRDYRFISLEAFAAARDAGEFAEWAEVHGNFYGTMRSEIQRVLSGGQHVLMDIDVQGARQFHIAFPDTVLIFVLPPSGEVLKSRLSARKSENRERLLVRLRNARAELGEVGRYHYVVVNDDLERAVDQVSAIIDAEGLRHDRVDEVEAQVEALIAQLEQEIHVFSKGD; translated from the coding sequence GTGAGCCCATTTCCGGTCATCCTGTCCGCCCCCTCCGGGGGTGGAAAAACCACAATTGCGCGTCGCGTGCTGGAGCGGCGGGCCGATGTGGGTTATTCTGTTAGCTGTACGACGCGTGCTCCACGGGATGGTGAGGTGGACGGACGCGACTACCGCTTTATCAGTCTCGAAGCGTTTGCGGCCGCGCGCGATGCGGGCGAATTCGCGGAGTGGGCTGAAGTGCACGGCAATTTCTACGGAACGATGCGATCCGAAATTCAGCGGGTGCTGAGTGGCGGGCAGCATGTCCTGATGGACATCGACGTTCAGGGGGCACGACAGTTCCACATCGCGTTTCCCGATACGGTGCTGATCTTCGTGTTGCCGCCGTCGGGCGAGGTGCTGAAGTCACGGCTCTCGGCGCGGAAAAGCGAGAATCGTGAGCGGTTGCTCGTACGCCTGCGGAACGCCCGTGCGGAGTTGGGAGAAGTCGGGCGCTACCACTACGTGGTGGTGAACGATGATCTCGAGCGGGCGGTCGATCAGGTCAGCGCAATTATCGATGCGGAAGGACTGCGGCACGACCGGGTAGATGAAGTCGAGGCGCAGGTCGAGGCGCTCATCGCGCAGCTCGAACAGGAAATTCACGTTTTCAGCAAGGGCGACTGA
- a CDS encoding leucyl aminopeptidase, with the protein MPFSLQLSHAAPASVDSPLLAIVLSQDPSLDDALRAVDTPLAGAIQRSIARRDFRGGRDETMLFVGGDTGAQRVLLVGRGSAPLTRAVARRAAAIAARQAGKLGTGAMHIVLAGANGDADASEGLALGAAAGSWAYPDLQTQPPEKDRRARLESVTVLGADTDAVRAGFAAGAAVAEGQAIAKRLGMMPGNVCTPETFVEVGRDIAARHGMTITVLGRAEMEQEKMGSFLCVAQGTPEEPRLVALEYRGGAPDQQPVVLIGKGLCFDTGGISIKPAPEMEWMKFDMSGAGGVMGAMEAIGRLKLPVNVVGIIGSTTNMPSGTAVKPGDVVRASNGKTIEIINTDAEGRLVLADLLVFAKRFNPAIAIDAATLTGAIVIGLGANAVGVFGKDQSAVDEVLAAGSAAGEPGWPLPLWDEYKEQIKSDVADLKNTGGRAAGAITAALFLQEFVDGYPWVHLDVAGTAYSQVDLGWIPKGPTGTPVGTFVEIVRARARR; encoded by the coding sequence ATGCCTTTTTCGCTCCAGCTCAGTCACGCCGCTCCGGCCTCGGTCGACTCGCCGTTGTTGGCGATCGTGCTGTCTCAGGACCCGTCACTCGACGACGCCCTACGCGCGGTCGACACGCCGTTGGCTGGCGCGATTCAGCGGTCGATCGCCCGACGCGATTTCCGTGGCGGACGCGATGAGACCATGCTGTTCGTTGGTGGCGACACCGGCGCCCAGCGCGTTCTGCTGGTCGGGCGCGGATCGGCACCGCTGACGCGTGCCGTGGCGCGGCGTGCTGCGGCTATCGCGGCCCGCCAAGCGGGTAAGCTGGGAACGGGCGCCATGCACATCGTGCTCGCTGGCGCGAACGGTGACGCCGATGCCTCCGAAGGGCTCGCGCTTGGGGCGGCCGCTGGTAGCTGGGCCTATCCCGATCTGCAGACTCAGCCGCCCGAGAAGGATCGGCGGGCGCGACTGGAGTCGGTCACGGTGCTCGGGGCCGACACCGATGCGGTGCGGGCGGGCTTCGCGGCCGGCGCCGCGGTGGCTGAGGGGCAGGCGATCGCCAAGCGGCTCGGCATGATGCCCGGCAACGTGTGCACGCCCGAGACGTTCGTGGAAGTGGGCCGCGATATCGCCGCGCGGCATGGGATGACCATCACGGTGCTGGGACGCGCCGAGATGGAGCAAGAGAAGATGGGATCCTTTCTGTGCGTCGCGCAGGGGACGCCGGAGGAGCCGCGCCTCGTCGCGCTGGAGTACCGGGGTGGCGCGCCGGATCAGCAGCCGGTGGTGCTGATCGGCAAGGGACTCTGCTTCGACACCGGTGGCATCTCCATCAAGCCGGCGCCGGAGATGGAATGGATGAAGTTCGACATGTCGGGCGCCGGCGGTGTAATGGGCGCGATGGAAGCCATCGGTCGTCTCAAGCTGCCCGTCAACGTGGTGGGCATCATCGGATCGACCACCAACATGCCGTCCGGAACGGCCGTGAAGCCGGGTGACGTGGTGCGGGCCTCGAACGGTAAAACGATCGAGATCATCAACACCGACGCGGAAGGCCGCCTCGTGCTGGCCGACCTGTTGGTGTTCGCCAAGCGCTTTAACCCGGCGATCGCGATCGATGCGGCGACGCTCACGGGAGCCATCGTGATCGGTCTGGGCGCGAATGCCGTGGGTGTCTTCGGCAAAGACCAGTCGGCGGTCGACGAAGTCCTGGCCGCCGGATCGGCCGCGGGTGAACCCGGATGGCCCCTTCCGTTGTGGGATGAGTACAAGGAGCAGATCAAATCCGATGTGGCCGACCTGAAGAACACGGGCGGCCGCGCGGCGGGCGCCATTACCGCTGCTCTCTTCCTGCAGGAATTCGTGGACGGTTATCCGTGGGTGCACCTCGACGTTGCTGGTACGGCCTATTCGCAGGTCGATCTCGGTTGGATTCCGAAGGGACCGACGGGTACGCCCGTGGGCACGTTCGTCGAAATCGTACGGGCGCGCGCGCGTCGGTGA